A stretch of the Sphingobacterium thalpophilum genome encodes the following:
- a CDS encoding glycine--tRNA ligase yields the protein MSKQTDDFFKSVVSHAKEYGFVFQSSEIYDGLSAVYDYGQLGSELKNNLKTYWWKSMVQLHENIVGIDAAIFMHPTTWKASGHVDGFNDPMIDNKDSKKRYRADQLIEDKIARYEADGKTAEAAALLEALNTALNADDLAGLKSIIEEHNIVCPVSGTKNWTEVRQFNLMFATQMGAMADGADQVYLRPETAQGIFVNFLNVQKTGRMKIPFGIAQIGKAFRNEVIARQFIMRMREFEQMEMQFFCRPGTELEWYNKWKETRLKWHLALGFDPANYRYHDHDKLAHYANAAVDIEFNFPFGFKEVEGIHSRTDFDLKQHQEYSKKKMQYFDPEINQNYIPYVIETSIGLDRLFLTVLCNSLVQEDLSTADKQDSRVVLKFPPALAPVKAAILPLTKKDGLPEKAREILNTLKLDFNVQYDEKDAIGKRYRRQDAIGTPICITVDYDSLQDNTVTIRHRDSMEQERVAIADLERILHDLAGWNTLLKKLV from the coding sequence ATGAGCAAACAGACAGACGATTTTTTCAAAAGTGTAGTATCACACGCGAAGGAATACGGTTTTGTATTCCAATCAAGCGAAATATATGACGGACTAAGTGCCGTTTACGATTATGGTCAGCTAGGTTCAGAACTTAAAAATAACCTCAAGACCTATTGGTGGAAATCGATGGTGCAGCTGCACGAAAATATAGTGGGTATTGATGCCGCGATTTTCATGCATCCCACAACCTGGAAAGCTTCAGGACACGTCGACGGGTTTAATGATCCCATGATCGACAATAAAGACTCGAAAAAACGTTACCGTGCCGATCAATTGATTGAAGATAAGATTGCCCGTTATGAAGCCGATGGCAAGACAGCGGAAGCAGCGGCGCTCCTGGAAGCACTGAACACTGCTTTGAATGCTGATGACCTTGCAGGCTTAAAGTCAATCATAGAAGAACACAATATTGTATGCCCGGTTTCAGGCACCAAAAATTGGACTGAAGTACGTCAATTCAACCTGATGTTTGCTACACAGATGGGTGCCATGGCAGATGGCGCAGATCAAGTGTACCTTCGTCCGGAAACCGCACAGGGTATCTTCGTCAACTTCCTGAATGTTCAGAAAACTGGCCGCATGAAAATTCCGTTTGGTATCGCCCAGATCGGTAAGGCGTTCCGTAATGAGGTCATTGCACGTCAATTCATTATGCGCATGCGCGAATTTGAACAGATGGAGATGCAATTCTTTTGCCGCCCGGGTACAGAACTGGAATGGTACAACAAGTGGAAAGAGACCCGTTTAAAATGGCACCTGGCGCTAGGTTTTGATCCGGCCAACTACCGCTATCATGACCATGACAAGTTAGCGCATTACGCCAATGCAGCAGTGGATATCGAATTTAACTTTCCTTTCGGATTTAAAGAAGTGGAAGGTATCCATTCACGTACAGACTTCGACTTAAAGCAGCATCAGGAATACTCGAAAAAGAAAATGCAATATTTCGATCCGGAGATCAATCAAAATTACATTCCATATGTCATTGAGACATCCATCGGATTAGACCGCCTTTTCTTGACCGTGCTATGCAACTCACTGGTACAGGAAGATCTTTCCACAGCGGACAAACAGGATTCGCGCGTGGTATTGAAATTTCCGCCGGCACTGGCGCCGGTGAAAGCAGCGATCCTGCCTTTAACGAAAAAAGACGGCCTACCTGAAAAAGCACGTGAAATCCTCAATACGTTAAAACTGGACTTCAATGTCCAATATGACGAAAAAGATGCCATTGGTAAACGTTACCGCCGTCAGGACGCGATCGGAACACCCATCTGCATCACCGTTGATTACGATTCATTGCAGGACAATACCGTGACCATCCGTCACCGCGACAGTATGGAGCAGGAGCGTGTCGCAATTGCCGACCTGGAGAGAATCTTACATGATCTTGCGGGATGGAATACCTTATTGAAAAAATTGGTATAA